The following are encoded in a window of Candidatus Zixiibacteriota bacterium genomic DNA:
- a CDS encoding HNH endonuclease has translation MSRNVLVLNQNYEPLSVCSVKRAVVMILLGKVEMIETMDGHQLRSVNSAFRVPSVVRLGVYVKAPRKRILLSRKNIIKRDGHRCMYCGKTEGSMTVDHVIPRRVGGKDTWENLVCACTKCNNMKGDRTPEQASMKLLKKPTKPNHITFIQRFIGISDKRWRPYLFMEEIS, from the coding sequence CTGAGCAGGAATGTATTGGTTCTTAACCAGAATTACGAACCGCTTTCGGTCTGTTCCGTTAAACGGGCGGTGGTGATGATTCTTCTGGGAAAGGTTGAAATGATAGAAACCATGGACGGTCATCAGTTGCGCTCGGTCAATTCGGCTTTCAGGGTGCCCTCGGTGGTTCGCCTGGGAGTTTATGTCAAAGCCCCGCGTAAACGGATTCTGCTGTCGCGTAAGAATATTATCAAGCGTGACGGTCACCGTTGTATGTACTGCGGTAAGACCGAGGGGTCGATGACAGTCGACCATGTTATCCCGCGTCGGGTGGGGGGTAAGGATACCTGGGAAAACCTGGTCTGTGCCTGCACCAAGTGCAACAACATGAAAGGCGACCGTACGCCCGAACAGGCTTCGATGAAGCTTTTGAAAAAGCCGACCAAGCCGAATCATATAACATTCATTCAGCGGTTTATCGGTATTTCCGACAAACGCTGGAGACCATACCTGTTTATGGAGGAAATCAGTTAA
- a CDS encoding methylated-DNA--[protein]-cysteine S-methyltransferase, whose translation MNKIYYSSFESRYGRIFVAASSKGAVRITAGRTEFDGLLSWLEDHFPGYVYEEDEEFMKKYISQVKDYIAGKKDVIDIPVDLRLNGFTRKALMALRRIPFGCTLTYAELAAKAGNPRAARAAGTACSKNPLPFVIPCHRVVARGNRLGGYGGGEKFKLELLQREGVTNIKT comes from the coding sequence ATGAATAAGATATATTACAGTTCATTTGAATCCCGGTACGGCAGGATATTCGTGGCCGCGTCGTCGAAAGGCGCTGTCCGTATCACTGCCGGCCGAACCGAATTTGATGGGCTCTTATCATGGCTGGAGGATCATTTTCCGGGGTATGTCTACGAGGAGGATGAAGAATTCATGAAGAAATATATCTCGCAGGTAAAAGATTACATTGCCGGCAAAAAAGATGTAATTGATATACCAGTCGATCTCAGGCTCAATGGATTCACGCGTAAAGCGCTGATGGCGCTCAGGCGGATTCCCTTTGGATGTACGCTCACTTACGCTGAGCTGGCGGCGAAAGCCGGCAATCCGCGTGCGGCCCGGGCGGCCGGAACAGCCTGTTCGAAAAATCCCCTGCCGTTCGTAATTCCCTGCCATCGCGTGGTTGCTCGTGGAAATCGTCTGGGTGGCTACGGTGGAGGGGAGAAGTTCAAGCTGGAGCTTTTGCAACGTGAGGGAGTCACCAACATTAAAACCTGA
- a CDS encoding aminopeptidase gives MMDPRIEKLADVMVNYSLELKEGQNVKIKGSPQALPLVKAFYKKALQAGAHPYYWPDIEDLEELLYKHGSDAQLKYIPEIQKLEVDKMDALLGIFARNNTKYLSNVDPSRQALAQSSRQSLMTRFMERAAAGELSWCGTMFPVHSAAQDADMSLSEYEEFVFGAGHLNDDDPVAHWKAVSAKQSKICSFLESLKEIKVKSKGTDLTVKVEGRKWENCDGKNNFPDGEVFTAPHETSAEGEILYSFPACYQGHEVAGVKLKFKEGRVVDYSADKNIGYLEKMIDMDDGARLIGEFAIGTNYNVQNFTKNILFDEKIGGTMHIALGQAYPETGGKNKSGLHWDMVCDLREGGQLIGDGEVFYKDGKFIKDF, from the coding sequence ATTATGGATCCGAGAATTGAGAAGCTGGCCGATGTGATGGTCAATTATTCGCTCGAACTGAAAGAAGGTCAGAATGTCAAGATCAAGGGCTCACCGCAGGCACTGCCCCTTGTAAAGGCGTTTTATAAAAAGGCACTCCAGGCCGGGGCTCATCCTTATTACTGGCCGGATATCGAAGATCTCGAGGAGCTTTTGTATAAGCATGGTTCCGATGCGCAGTTGAAATATATCCCTGAAATACAAAAGCTGGAAGTCGATAAGATGGATGCTCTATTGGGTATCTTTGCCCGCAATAATACGAAGTATTTGTCGAATGTCGATCCCTCACGGCAGGCTCTGGCACAGTCCAGCCGGCAGAGCCTGATGACACGTTTCATGGAACGGGCCGCGGCAGGTGAATTGAGCTGGTGCGGTACCATGTTCCCGGTGCATTCGGCCGCTCAGGATGCAGATATGTCGCTCTCTGAATATGAAGAATTCGTTTTCGGTGCCGGTCATCTCAATGACGACGATCCGGTCGCGCACTGGAAAGCGGTTTCGGCCAAACAATCCAAAATTTGCAGTTTTCTGGAGTCTTTAAAAGAGATCAAAGTTAAATCCAAAGGTACCGATCTGACCGTAAAAGTGGAAGGTCGTAAATGGGAGAATTGTGACGGAAAGAACAACTTCCCCGATGGTGAGGTCTTTACCGCTCCGCATGAAACTTCAGCTGAGGGCGAGATACTGTATTCATTTCCAGCCTGCTACCAGGGCCATGAAGTTGCCGGGGTGAAACTCAAATTCAAGGAAGGTCGCGTGGTCGATTACTCTGCCGATAAAAACATCGGTTACCTGGAGAAGATGATCGATATGGATGATGGTGCGCGGTTGATCGGTGAATTCGCTATTGGTACTAATTATAATGTGCAGAATTTTACAAAGAACATACTTTTTGATGAAAAAATAGGCGGTACGATGCATATAGCGCTGGGGCAGGCTTACCCGGAAACCGGTGGCAAGAACAAATCCGGACTGCACTGGGATATGGTCTGTGACCTGCGCGAGGGAGGTCAGTTGATCGGCGACGGCGAAGTGTTCTACAAAGACGGAAAATTCATCAAGGATTTTTAA
- a CDS encoding methyltransferase domain-containing protein: MQIINITFSKGADVYPEKSYAFEDNTTFRTVIDSPDAYTREDETDDAEFYAVDRMVDHLDKYANTTVKQIIGQLIVEDNPVILDLMASTDSHLPEDMQTGEVIGLGLNENELRANRQLDDWLLADLNRKPHLPFEDDYYDVVINTVSIQYLVHPEKIFAEIARILKPGGLHLVIFSNRFFPTKAVKAWTILTEDERLELVKDYFRRSGMYSEPEVFISMGKPRPGDDKYADSGMPSDPIFAVYADTNSDKKTEPRPVPAVNESDYRMIDIKNRADEIRETLECPFCGERLRLWGVTDNPMSTWDHDLYICINDACSYTVKGWREMFRQGVSGCSYRFCFDPVSGTSVPIPIPSLAVLKESLKD, translated from the coding sequence ATGCAGATAATAAATATCACTTTTTCAAAGGGAGCTGACGTGTATCCAGAGAAATCCTACGCATTCGAAGACAATACCACCTTCCGAACTGTTATAGACAGTCCGGATGCTTACACCCGCGAGGATGAGACGGATGACGCTGAATTTTACGCGGTCGATCGTATGGTCGATCATCTCGACAAATACGCCAATACCACGGTCAAGCAGATCATCGGGCAGTTGATCGTGGAAGACAACCCGGTCATTCTCGACCTGATGGCCTCGACCGACTCTCATTTGCCCGAAGATATGCAAACCGGGGAGGTAATCGGGCTGGGTTTAAATGAGAATGAACTCCGGGCCAACCGTCAACTTGACGACTGGCTTTTGGCCGATCTCAATCGCAAACCGCATTTGCCTTTCGAGGACGATTATTACGATGTCGTCATAAACACCGTGTCGATTCAATACTTGGTTCATCCTGAAAAGATCTTCGCCGAAATCGCACGGATTCTAAAGCCGGGCGGTCTTCACCTGGTGATTTTCTCGAACCGCTTTTTCCCCACCAAAGCTGTTAAGGCCTGGACAATATTGACCGAGGACGAACGCCTCGAACTGGTCAAAGATTATTTCAGGAGATCCGGAATGTATTCTGAGCCGGAGGTTTTTATCTCGATGGGCAAACCTCGTCCTGGAGACGACAAATATGCCGACAGCGGAATGCCTTCGGATCCGATCTTTGCAGTCTACGCTGACACGAACAGCGATAAGAAAACCGAGCCTCGTCCGGTACCGGCTGTCAATGAGTCAGATTATCGGATGATCGACATCAAAAATCGTGCAGACGAGATCAGGGAGACACTCGAATGTCCCTTCTGCGGTGAAAGACTGCGCCTCTGGGGTGTGACCGACAATCCCATGAGCACCTGGGATCACGACCTGTATATTTGTATCAACGATGCCTGTAGTTATACCGTCAAGGGCTGGCGGGAAATGTTCAGGCAGGGGGTCTCCGGTTGCTCATACCGTTTCTGCTTCGATCCTGTCAGCGGGACCTCTGTGCCTATTCCGATACCAAGTTTGGCGGTTTTGAAAGAATCGCTAAAAGACTGA
- a CDS encoding GNAT family N-acetyltransferase, translated as MPRIKSNISVRRLKKTDTIKSNKLVMDTINQLRKEHNLYPYPFPEKRRRNKLMIHLIDTDPAGSYGAFAGNKMIGYSSAMVRDGQWYLAFLFVDPKYQGRGIGKRLLKRSLIITKDEEIHTHSLATFAYNAPAVALYTAFGFHPIESLPMMVWRARKGKQVRRIRNDYHFRIINIDNYEQIEVLNRLDKKNRGIYRPEEHKFWIDLDTAKGYLFYDGRKLAGYSQIIRDEIIAPVNVTRPEYMVPVLSEMINLHRKPEEGGIVLWVPGRRGDVMEFLMKHDFKVEELEILMSDRMFFNLDCYLPANLAFF; from the coding sequence ATGCCGCGGATAAAATCCAATATATCGGTGCGACGGCTAAAAAAAACCGACACGATAAAATCTAACAAGCTGGTAATGGATACAATCAACCAGTTGCGCAAAGAGCACAATCTATATCCCTACCCCTTCCCGGAAAAAAGACGACGCAACAAGTTGATGATCCACCTGATAGATACCGATCCGGCCGGCAGTTACGGCGCATTCGCGGGCAATAAAATGATCGGCTATTCCTCGGCCATGGTCCGCGACGGCCAATGGTACCTGGCGTTTTTGTTCGTCGATCCAAAATACCAGGGGCGCGGTATCGGTAAACGGCTTCTGAAGCGCTCTCTCATCATCACCAAAGACGAGGAAATCCATACCCATTCACTGGCTACTTTCGCATATAACGCACCCGCTGTCGCGCTCTATACAGCATTCGGATTTCATCCGATCGAGAGCCTTCCGATGATGGTCTGGCGTGCCCGTAAAGGCAAACAGGTCAGGCGAATAAGAAACGACTATCATTTTCGAATTATAAATATAGATAATTACGAGCAGATCGAAGTTTTAAACCGCCTCGACAAGAAGAACCGGGGAATATACCGTCCGGAGGAGCATAAATTCTGGATCGACCTGGACACTGCCAAAGGCTATTTGTTCTACGATGGGCGCAAGCTGGCCGGGTATTCGCAGATAATCCGGGATGAGATCATTGCCCCGGTCAATGTCACCCGTCCGGAATATATGGTGCCTGTTTTAAGCGAAATGATCAACCTCCATCGCAAACCCGAAGAGGGAGGGATAGTCTTGTGGGTTCCCGGTCGCCGGGGCGATGTAATGGAATTTTTGATGAAGCATGACTTTAAAGTCGAGGAACTGGAAATCCTGATGAGCGACCGGATGTTTTTCAACCTCGACTGCTACCTTCCCGCCAACCTGGCATTCTTCTAA